CGGTTAATCCGTGCCTCAACGACTGGCCGACCTGTTTTTCGTATCCTTTGGGCAGCTACGTCGTGTTCTGACGCAACCGCACCTCACTGGACTTGGCTGCGGCCCCGCTCGATGACGGCGGCGCGATCCCGAGCCACATCGTCGGGTCGCGACGCCTTCCGGTACGCGGAGCGGGCCTCGGCCTCGACGGCAAACCCGTCGCCGACGGCGACCTCTGCGACCTTGCGCAGGGCCGCCAGCATGGCCACGGCCGCCTCAGGATCGACGCCCGCGATGTCTTCGGCGAGCGCCAAGGCCGCGGGCAGCAGCTCCGGGTGAGGGACCACCCGATTGACCAACCCGAACCGGAGGGCCTCGTCGGCCGCCATGAAGTTCCCGGTGACGCTCATCTCGATCGCCCGCCGCACGCCAATGGCGTGCGGCAGCAAAGCGGACAGGCCCCACCCAGGCAGAATGCCAACCCGCGCATGCGTGTCGGCGAACGACGCTCGTTCCGAGGCAACGAGGAAGTCGCAGCGCAGGGCGATCTCGAGCCCGCCGGTGACTGCTGGCCCGTTGACTGCACCGATCACCGGCTTGCGGGTCTGCGGCCACGGCCGCGAGTGCCACTTGCGACCACGGAGGCCGCCGCTCTCTGATGCAAGGGCGCCGAGGTCGAGGCCAGCGCAAAACGCCGGGTCGGCGCCC
Above is a window of Acidimicrobiales bacterium DNA encoding:
- a CDS encoding enoyl-CoA hydratase; this encodes MSHVTLRLEGRAAVITLDRPEARNALTGEMIDLLVARLGEADADERVRAIVLTGADPAFCAGLDLGALASESGGLRGRKWHSRPWPQTRKPVIGAVNGPAVTGGLEIALRCDFLVASERASFADTHARVGILPGWGLSALLPHAIGVRRAIEMSVTGNFMAADEALRFGLVNRVVPHPELLPAALALAEDIAGVDPEAAVAMLAALRKVAEVAVGDGFAVEAEARSAYRKASRPDDVARDRAAVIERGRSQVQ